DNA from Synechococcus sp. CBW1108:
ATGGCATTGACCCGCACCTGCTTGTCGGGCCCCAATTCGGCGGCCAGGTAGCGCACCGAGGCCTCCAGGGCCGCCTTGGCAACCCCCATCACGTTGTAGTTGGGAATGGCCCGCTCGGCTCCCAGATAGGTGAGGGTGATCACGCTGGCGCCTGGGTTGAACAGGGGTTTGGCCCAGCGGCACAGGGGCGCCAGCGAGTAGGCGCTCACCTCCAGGGCCCGGGCGAAGCCCTCAGGGCTGATGGCGGAGTAGTCGCCGATCAGTTCGTCCTTGCCGGCGAAGGCCAGGCAGTGCACCAGCACGTCGATCGAGCCCCACTGCTCCTTCACCCGCGCAAACACGGCCTCGATCTGGGCCGGGTCCTGCACGTTCAGCGGCTCGAACAAGCTGGGCGCCAGCGGAGCGGTGAGCTCCCGCACCTTGGTCTCGAAGCGACCCTTCTCATCGGGCAGGTAGGTGACTCCCAACTCAGCGCCAGCGGCATGGAGCTGCTGGGCGATGCCCCAGGCGATCGACTTGTTGTTGGCGATGCCGGTTACCAGGGCCTTCTTGCCGCGCAGATCGAGGAGCATGGGTGCAGTGGCCGGGAGCCGGAAGGATGCAATCGGCCGATTCTCTCCCACCCGGGGATCTGCCCTGCCGCTTTGCCAGCCGGGCGCAGCTGGAGGCCACCCTGCGCCAGCTGTTCCCCGAGGCCCCTGGCGGCTTGAGTCCGATCCAGGGGGGGCGCCGGGCGGCTGAAACGGCGCTGGCCGCCGTCGATCCCCTGGCCTATGGCCGCAGCCGCAACCACCTCGATGGTGCAGTGACGCACCTCTCGCCCTACATCCGCCATGGCGTGCTCAGCCTGGCGGAGGTGCGCGAGGCGGTGTTCACCTGGCTGGAGTGCAGCGGTGAGCCTGCCCAGGCCGCCGCCAAGCTGGTCAATGAGCTCGGTTGGCGCGACTACTGGCAGCGGCTCTGGCGCCAGCTGGGCGCTGGCATCTGGCACGACCGCGAGCCGCTCAAAACCGGCCACCCCAGCGCCAGCTATGCCGCGGAGCTGCCGGCCGACCTGCTGGAGGCCCGCACCGGCCTGGCCTGTATCGATGGCTTCGCGGCCGAGCTGCACGCCAGCGGCTGGCTGCACAACCACGCCCGCATGTGGCTGGCCAGTTACGTGGTGCACTGGCGCCGGGTGCGCTGGCAGGCCGGCGCCCGCTGGTTTCTCCAGCACCTGCTCGATGGCGATCCAGCTAGCAACAACCTCAGTTGGCAGTGGGTGGCCAGCAGCTTCAGCAGCAAGCCCTACCTGTTTAACCGCGCCAACCTGGAGCGCTTCAGCTCCGGGCGCTACTGCCGCAGCTGCGCCGCCGCCACAGCCGGCAGCTGCCCTTTTGAAGCCAGCTATGAGCAGCTGCAGGAAGCCCTGTTTGGGGAGGTTGGGCCGTGCTGAACCCCGTGCTCTGGATCCATGGCGAGGCCCTGGGGCCCACCAACCCAGCCCTGGTGGCCTATCCGGGGGCGCCGGCGGTGTTTGTTTTCGATCGGCAGCTGATCGCCCAGGCGGGCCTCAGCCTCAAGCGCCTGGGTTTCATCTATGAGTGCCTGCTGGAGTTGCCGGTCACCCTGCGCCACGGCGATGTGGCCGAGGAGGTGCTCGCCTTTGCCCGCCGCCACCGCGCCGATGGGGTGGCCACCAGCTCTGCAGTGGATCCCCGCTTCGCCGGGTTGCACCAGCGGATCGCTGCCCAGCTGCCGGTGCAGCTGCTGGAGCCGGAGCCCTTCGTGGAGCTGCCGGAGCCGGTGGATCTGCGCCGCTTCAGCCGTTATTGGCGCCGGGCTGAGCCGGTGCTGTGGGGGCGGCGGGCTGGAGCAGGCGCTCCTCCTGCTCCAGTACGGCGTTGGGATCGCTGAGCAGGTCGGGCTCCTCCAGCAGCGGGTAGGCCTCGGGCTTGATCTCGCTGGCTTTGCGGGGGGGCTCCAGCCAGACAAAGCTGCTGCGGGGTGAGCGCTGACGGCAGAGGGCCTCGCTCTGTTGGCGCAGGGCTCGGCGCACATCCGCGCGGGCCACGGCCTGGAAGAACTCCTCCCGTGGGGCCAGCCCCGAGCTGAATGGCGCCGTGCCGTTGCCGTTAAACAGCCGGGCCGCATCGGCGCTCCAGCGGGGCTTGCAACGGCCGCTCTGGCGGGTGTCGGTGTCGAGCCAGATGTGCAGGCCATAGCCATCGGGTTGGCTCACCACCGCCAGGCCGTCGTGGGGCACCACCCGTTGCAGGGGGTAGATCGTCCAGTTGGGGTGGCGGTGGGCAGGCACGCAGCCGCCGAGCAGGCCGGCGCCGCAGGTCGCGGCCAGGGCGCCCACCAGGGTGCGCGCTCTCCTAGGGGGAGTCAAAATTGAATTCACAGGGCGGAGACGGCACAAATCATGGCCCTCACCCATTCCCAGCGGCGGCAAGCGTGGCGGGCGACTTAAATTGCTTGCCATGCAGGTGCCCCCTTTCAGCCTCAGCGAGCAGATCCAGGAGCTGGGAGCTGCCCTCGATCAGGCTGTGCTTGAGGTGTTGCGCAGCGGTCAGTACATCGGCGGCGCCACGATCGCCAGCTTTGAGCAAGACTTCGCCGTCGCCTGTGGCGTCCCCCATGCCATCGGCTGCAACAGCGGCACCGATGCCCTGATTCTGGCCCTGCGGGGCCTGGGCATCGGCCCTGGCGATGAGGTGATCACCGCCTCGTTCAGTTTCTTTGCAACCGCGGAGGCGATCAGCGCCGTGGGCGCGACGCCGGTGTTTGTGGATGTGGCGGAGAGCAGCTATCTGATCGATCTCGAGCAGTTGGAGGCAGCCATTACCCCCGCCACCCGGGCCCTGTTGCCGGTGCACCTGTTCGGACGGCCCGTCGACATGGAGCGGGTCTGTGCCATCGCGGCGCGCTATGGCCTCAAGGTGGTCGAAGACTGCGCCCAGGCCACCGGCGCCAGCTGGGCTGGCCGGCCGGTCGGCAGTTGGGGGGATGTGGGCTGCTTCAGCTTCTTCCCCACCAAGAATCTCGGTGCTGGCGGCGATGGCGGTGCTATCACCTGTCGCGATGGGGCCCTGGCCCAGACCATCCGGGAGCTGGCGGTGCACGGCATGCCGCGCCGCTACCTGCACACCGCCCTTGGCTACAACAGCCGCCTTGACGCCATGCAGGCGGCCGTTCTGAACGTCAAGCTGCCCCACCTGCCCCGCTGGGTGGAACGCCGCGGCGCCATCGCCCGTCGGTACAGCGAGCAGCTCGGGGCCCTGGCAGCGGTTGCCTTGCCGCCGGCCGGACCCCCTGGCCACAGCTGGAATCAGTTCGTTATCCGGGTGCCCCAGTGCCCCGGGGCCAAGGCCTGTGGGGCGACCCCTGGCACCTGCCTGCCCTCCTCCGATAGTGCCGTCTTTGGCCTGCCGGAGGCTTGCTGCCGCGACTGGCTCAAGCAGCAGCTGCAGGATGCCGGAGTCAGCACGATCATCTACTACCCGATCCCGATCCACCGCCAGCCCGCCTACGCCGATCTGGGCTACGGCCCCGGCTCCCTGCCAGTCACCGAACGGCTCTGCTCTGAGGTGCTCAGCCTGCCGATTTTCCCAGAGCTCAGCGAGGCCCAGCAGCAGCGGGTGATTGAGGTGCTGGCCAGGGTGGTTCAGCCCCTGATCGTGGCGTAGAGCGTCTTGAACCGGGCCTGCTGGATCTTGTGGTTCACCAGCGGCGCCGGGTAGCCGCGGCGTTCCAGCGGGGCGATCTCGCCACTGATCAGGTCGCGGGTGGCCACATGGCGCAGCTCCGGCAGCCAGGTGCGGATGTAATCGCCATCGGCATCGAATTTGGAGGCCTGGGTGGCGGGGTTGAAGATGCGCAGGGGCTTGGGGTCCATGCCGCTGCTGGCGCTCCACTGCCAGCCGCCGTTGTTGGCGGCCAGGTCGCCATCCACCAGCCGGGCCATGAACGCAGATTCGCCCCAGCGCCAGTCGCAGATCAGGTCCTTCACCAGGAAGGAGGCAACGATCATGCGGCAGCGGTTGTGCATCCAGCCGCTGGCGTTGAGCTGGCGCATGGCCGCATCGATGATCGGCATGCCGGTGAGGCCGTCGCGCCAGGCCTCAAACCAGCCCTGGTCGTTCTCCCAGGGGAAGGCGCGCCACTGGGGCCGGTAGGGCCCATCCGCCAGCTCCGGAAAGTGGAATAGGGCCTGCTGGTAGAACTCGCGCCAGGCCAGCTCCTGCTCCCACACCTGGATGGAGTGGCGCTCCTCGTCGCTGCGGGCCAGGGGCCGGGCCTGCTGGGCCGCAGCCCAGGCCTGGCGCGGGCTGAGGGTGCCGAACTTGAGGGCGGCGCTCAGCCCTGAGGTGCCCGCCTCAGCCGGCAGGTTGCGCCCTGGTTCGTAGCCCAGCAGGGGGATGGGGCGGCCAGCACCATCGCAGAAGGCCGCAAGCTGCGCCTGGGCCGCGGCTTCGCCGGGCCGGCAGGGGCAGAGCTCGGCGCCATTAAAACCATGCTTCCAAAAACCGTGCTCCAAAAAACCGTGCTCCAGCTCTGGGCTGGCGACCGGCAGGCTTTGCAGAGCCTCGGTCAGTTGGGCGGGATCAAGATTGATCAGGGCGCTCGCCGGCGGCAGGGGATCCAGGTTGCTGGCCTGCTCCACCTGGCCGCGCCAGTTGCGCCAGAAGGGTCCGTAGACCCGGTAGGGCTCGCCGGCGCCGGTTTTAAGGGCTTCGGGCGGGATCAGCAGCTGGTCCCAGTCGGCCAGCACCTTG
Protein-coding regions in this window:
- a CDS encoding FAD-binding domain-containing protein → MQSADSLPPGDLPCRFASRAQLEATLRQLFPEAPGGLSPIQGGRRAAETALAAVDPLAYGRSRNHLDGAVTHLSPYIRHGVLSLAEVREAVFTWLECSGEPAQAAAKLVNELGWRDYWQRLWRQLGAGIWHDREPLKTGHPSASYAAELPADLLEARTGLACIDGFAAELHASGWLHNHARMWLASYVVHWRRVRWQAGARWFLQHLLDGDPASNNLSWQWVASSFSSKPYLFNRANLERFSSGRYCRSCAAATAGSCPFEASYEQLQEALFGEVGPC
- the fabI gene encoding enoyl-ACP reductase FabI; the protein is MLLDLRGKKALVTGIANNKSIAWGIAQQLHAAGAELGVTYLPDEKGRFETKVRELTAPLAPSLFEPLNVQDPAQIEAVFARVKEQWGSIDVLVHCLAFAGKDELIGDYSAISPEGFARALEVSAYSLAPLCRWAKPLFNPGASVITLTYLGAERAIPNYNVMGVAKAALEASVRYLAAELGPDKQVRVNAISAGPIRTLASSAIGGILDMIHNVEAKAPLQRTVTQEEVGGAAAFLASPLASGITGQVIYVDAGYCINGM
- a CDS encoding DegT/DnrJ/EryC1/StrS aminotransferase family protein, with the translated sequence MQVPPFSLSEQIQELGAALDQAVLEVLRSGQYIGGATIASFEQDFAVACGVPHAIGCNSGTDALILALRGLGIGPGDEVITASFSFFATAEAISAVGATPVFVDVAESSYLIDLEQLEAAITPATRALLPVHLFGRPVDMERVCAIAARYGLKVVEDCAQATGASWAGRPVGSWGDVGCFSFFPTKNLGAGGDGGAITCRDGALAQTIRELAVHGMPRRYLHTALGYNSRLDAMQAAVLNVKLPHLPRWVERRGAIARRYSEQLGALAAVALPPAGPPGHSWNQFVIRVPQCPGAKACGATPGTCLPSSDSAVFGLPEACCRDWLKQQLQDAGVSTIIYYPIPIHRQPAYADLGYGPGSLPVTERLCSEVLSLPIFPELSEAQQQRVIEVLARVVQPLIVA
- a CDS encoding FAD-binding domain-containing protein, coding for MTPPRWLFWHRRDLRLADNRALAAAAASTPAVTGVFVLDPAILSEPTMAPARLWFLSESLLELQQSWQQAGSRLLILRGDPAELLPRLAGAIGAEVVAWNRDVEPFGRERDRRVARALQAEGRKVLADWDQLLIPPEALKTGAGEPYRVYGPFWRNWRGQVEQASNLDPLPPASALINLDPAQLTEALQSLPVASPELEHGFLEHGFWKHGFNGAELCPCRPGEAAAQAQLAAFCDGAGRPIPLLGYEPGRNLPAEAGTSGLSAALKFGTLSPRQAWAAAQQARPLARSDEERHSIQVWEQELAWREFYQQALFHFPELADGPYRPQWRAFPWENDQGWFEAWRDGLTGMPIIDAAMRQLNASGWMHNRCRMIVASFLVKDLICDWRWGESAFMARLVDGDLAANNGGWQWSASSGMDPKPLRIFNPATQASKFDADGDYIRTWLPELRHVATRDLISGEIAPLERRGYPAPLVNHKIQQARFKTLYATIRG